One genomic segment of Paenibacillus durus includes these proteins:
- a CDS encoding aromatic acid exporter family protein, translated as MGFRVVKTAAATLLSVLLAAAAGIPNAQGAGLLAILGVEVTRKRSVKTITARFFASLVGLLVGWVLFWWLGFHYWVLGLFVLFSFPLIVRAGFREGIVTSSVIVFRVFGQAELNLEVLIQQVELLAIGLGSAGLVNLIYMPKSSEMMYGIRREVDGLFSIIFKQISSTLHDPLYVWDGKELIQAGSAVQRGLTAAAREMENSVIHPDEAWNVYFYMRKEQLESIQNMIHLLSQVYQHLPHGEMVAELFEQLSDDVLNEEYTGRTEKLLNSLEQQFREMKLPSTRVEFEVRSAILQLCRELTLYLKIAKQYKAPIAAGQQMPRRASAAGRQ; from the coding sequence ATGGGGTTTCGCGTAGTTAAGACGGCGGCGGCGACGCTGCTGTCTGTTTTGCTGGCCGCGGCGGCGGGTATTCCGAATGCACAGGGCGCCGGGCTGCTGGCCATTCTGGGGGTTGAGGTTACCCGGAAAAGAAGCGTAAAGACGATCACGGCGCGCTTTTTCGCCTCATTGGTCGGTCTATTGGTTGGCTGGGTCCTGTTTTGGTGGCTCGGCTTCCATTACTGGGTGCTGGGGCTCTTCGTTCTGTTCAGCTTCCCGCTGATCGTCCGCGCAGGCTTTAGAGAAGGGATCGTTACTAGCTCGGTTATCGTCTTTCGCGTATTCGGACAAGCCGAGCTTAACCTGGAAGTACTGATCCAGCAGGTGGAATTGCTTGCGATCGGACTCGGTTCCGCCGGATTGGTCAATCTGATTTACATGCCAAAAAGCAGTGAAATGATGTACGGAATACGCCGGGAGGTGGACGGGCTCTTCTCCATTATTTTCAAGCAAATTTCAAGCACGCTGCATGATCCGCTGTATGTATGGGACGGCAAGGAGCTGATTCAGGCGGGCAGCGCGGTTCAGCGCGGCCTGACGGCTGCGGCAAGGGAGATGGAGAACAGCGTCATTCATCCGGACGAAGCGTGGAACGTCTATTTTTACATGCGCAAGGAGCAGCTGGAATCGATTCAGAATATGATTCATCTTCTCTCCCAGGTCTATCAGCATTTGCCCCATGGTGAAATGGTCGCCGAACTGTTCGAGCAATTGAGCGACGATGTGCTGAATGAAGAGTACACGGGAAGAACGGAGAAGCTGCTGAACTCGCTGGAGCAGCAGTTCCGGGAAATGAAGCTGCCATCGACGCGCGTGGAATTTGAGGTCCGCTCGGCCATTCTCCAGCTCTGCCGGGAGCTGACGCTGTATCTTAAGATTGCCAAGCAGTACAAAGCGCCAATCGCTGCAGGGCAGCAGATGCCTCGGCGGGCTTCGGCAGCCGGAAGACAGTAG
- a CDS encoding ABC transporter substrate-binding protein — protein sequence MGRTTRLALLLAIILAVPLLGGCGGKSETVKVRVGEVTRSVFYAPEYVALSLGLFKQEGLDVELQTIPGGDKTMTALLSGAIDVALVGSETSIYVYQQGSDDPVINFAQLTQRDGTFLFARKDHPNFNWSELKNSTFLGQRKGGMPQMAGAFTLKNKGIDTASDLKLIQNIEFANIASAFASGTGDYVQLFEPQASIFEREGRGKVIASFGVESGYLPYTVFMSKKSYIGKNSDTVQKFTNALQKAQLWVKKHSPGEIADAVSPYFENTDRDIVISAIKRYKDQDTYAQTPVIDDKEWNNLLDVMDNAGELKERVPAGKIVNNTFAEKAQSAAVSGK from the coding sequence ATGGGCAGAACAACAAGACTGGCGCTGCTGCTGGCGATCATTCTTGCCGTCCCGCTGCTTGGCGGCTGCGGCGGCAAATCGGAGACTGTCAAGGTAAGGGTAGGCGAAGTTACCCGCTCCGTCTTTTACGCTCCGGAATATGTGGCGCTGTCGCTGGGATTGTTCAAGCAGGAGGGGCTGGATGTCGAGCTTCAGACCATTCCGGGCGGAGACAAGACGATGACGGCACTGCTTTCGGGGGCGATTGACGTTGCGCTGGTCGGCTCGGAAACGTCGATCTACGTATACCAGCAGGGGTCGGATGATCCGGTGATCAATTTCGCCCAGCTGACGCAAAGAGACGGCACCTTCCTTTTTGCACGCAAAGACCATCCAAATTTCAATTGGAGCGAACTCAAAAATTCGACATTTCTCGGACAAAGAAAAGGCGGCATGCCGCAGATGGCCGGAGCTTTCACGCTTAAGAATAAGGGAATTGATACGGCTTCTGATCTCAAGCTGATCCAGAATATTGAGTTTGCGAATATCGCCAGCGCGTTTGCTTCGGGAACCGGGGACTACGTGCAGCTGTTCGAGCCGCAGGCTTCGATCTTTGAACGCGAAGGACGAGGCAAGGTTATCGCTTCCTTTGGGGTCGAGAGCGGTTATTTGCCGTATACGGTATTTATGTCCAAGAAGAGCTATATCGGAAAAAACAGCGACACGGTGCAAAAATTCACCAATGCACTGCAAAAAGCCCAGCTGTGGGTGAAAAAGCACAGTCCCGGGGAAATCGCCGATGCGGTATCGCCTTACTTCGAGAATACGGACCGCGACATCGTTATTTCGGCGATTAAGCGCTATAAAGATCAGGATACTTACGCACAGACTCCGGTCATCGACGATAAGGAATGGAATAACTTGCTTGATGTGATGGACAATGCGGGAGAGCTGAAAGAGCGGGTGCCGGCAGGGAAGATTGTGAATAACACATTCGCAGAGAAAGCGCAATCTGCGGCGGTGAGCGGCAAGTAA
- a CDS encoding outer spore coat protein CotE, with amino-acid sequence MSLGHKRQTREIITKAICGKGRKFSTVTHTVTPPHHPTSILGAWIINHQYEAVAAGNGIEVIGTYDINIWYSYDKNKQTEVAKETVSYVEPISLSYLDPKHRASTVEVSAEATQEPNCVEAGVSSGGGSVTIRVEREFEAELVAETKLRVYVSDQDSDPEDKDYDFEAEGFDYEDLDPDALDDEL; translated from the coding sequence ATGTCATTAGGCCATAAACGCCAAACAAGGGAGATCATTACGAAGGCAATTTGCGGCAAGGGTCGTAAGTTCTCCACCGTAACCCATACCGTGACTCCGCCACATCATCCGACTAGTATTTTGGGGGCTTGGATCATCAACCACCAATACGAAGCGGTTGCCGCCGGAAACGGAATCGAGGTAATCGGTACTTACGATATCAACATCTGGTACTCGTACGACAAGAACAAGCAAACCGAGGTGGCGAAAGAGACAGTTTCCTATGTGGAGCCGATTTCGCTCTCGTACCTCGACCCGAAGCACCGGGCTTCAACCGTAGAGGTTTCTGCGGAGGCAACGCAGGAGCCGAACTGTGTGGAAGCGGGCGTATCTTCGGGCGGGGGCAGCGTAACCATCCGGGTCGAACGCGAATTCGAGGCGGAGCTGGTGGCTGAAACTAAGCTCCGCGTATATGTCAGTGACCAGGATAGCGACCCCGAAGACAAGGATTACGACTTTGAAGCCGAGGGCTTCGACTACGAGGACCTCGATCCCGACGCGCTGGATGATGAACTGTAA
- a CDS encoding ABC transporter permease, which produces MRSRHDEFKRAKRLRKRAVLAVQGILLVLFFTLWEAAARLGWIDRLLFSSPSKVFRQIYANMVDGSLWHHLGVTVGETAVGFVLGTLLGTLLAVAIWWSPFLSAVLDPYMVVFNSMPKVALGPIFIVMFGAGFTAIVVTTLSITIIVTTLVVYNSFCGVDPNLVKVARSLGANRTQVFFKVILPSSFPAIVSTLKVNVGMSWVGVIVGEFLVAKSGLGYLIIYGFQVFNFTLVMSSLIIIAFVATTMYQLVVYIEKVLVSRQ; this is translated from the coding sequence CTGCGAAGCCGCCATGATGAGTTCAAGCGGGCAAAACGGCTTCGGAAGAGGGCAGTGCTCGCTGTCCAGGGTATACTTCTCGTGCTGTTTTTCACGCTGTGGGAGGCAGCAGCCCGACTGGGCTGGATCGACCGGCTGCTGTTCAGCTCTCCGTCCAAAGTATTTCGGCAGATCTATGCCAATATGGTTGACGGCAGTCTATGGCATCATTTAGGGGTCACTGTGGGGGAGACCGCTGTTGGGTTTGTGCTTGGCACGCTTCTCGGCACGCTGCTGGCCGTTGCGATCTGGTGGTCCCCGTTCTTATCGGCAGTGCTTGATCCGTATATGGTTGTATTTAACAGTATGCCGAAGGTGGCACTCGGCCCGATCTTTATTGTCATGTTCGGCGCCGGGTTCACTGCCATCGTAGTGACGACGCTGTCCATTACGATTATTGTCACGACACTGGTCGTTTACAACAGCTTTTGCGGGGTAGACCCCAATCTGGTCAAGGTGGCAAGATCGCTGGGAGCAAACCGGACGCAAGTTTTTTTCAAGGTCATCCTGCCGTCTTCGTTTCCGGCCATCGTCTCTACACTTAAGGTGAATGTCGGCATGTCATGGGTGGGCGTTATCGTCGGCGAGTTTCTTGTCGCGAAATCGGGACTCGGTTATCTCATAATATACGGGTTTCAAGTCTTCAATTTCACGCTCGTGATGTCCAGCCTGATTATTATCGCCTTTGTCGCCACCACCATGTATCAATTGGTCGTATATATTGAGAAGGTGCTTGTGTCCAGGCAGTGA
- a CDS encoding ABC transporter ATP-binding protein, translating to MPPVVELRSVTHAYLGDREASLAVEDLNLEIEQGEFVSLVGPSGCGKTTLLSIIAGLLQPSRGEVLVNGRAVSGPSPEVGYMLQQDYLFPWRSILDNATLGLELTGRLDEAGRRKTADLLADMGLKGTERSYPSQLSGGMRQRVALVRTLATDPGLLLLDEPFSALDYQIKLQLEDLVSETLRQREKTAVLVTHDLSEAIAVSTRVILLERNPGRIRRVFDIPPQIADTPPLYARDQPGFAELFHTLWKEMELAGTSADRAGKTEG from the coding sequence ATGCCGCCGGTTGTGGAATTAAGGTCGGTCACGCACGCTTACCTAGGCGACAGGGAAGCTTCCCTTGCGGTTGAGGATCTGAATCTTGAGATTGAACAAGGCGAGTTCGTCAGCCTGGTCGGACCGAGCGGCTGCGGGAAAACGACACTGCTGTCGATTATAGCCGGACTGCTGCAGCCCTCTCGCGGCGAAGTGCTTGTGAACGGACGCGCCGTGAGCGGTCCTTCGCCGGAAGTCGGCTATATGCTTCAGCAGGACTATCTGTTCCCATGGCGCAGCATCCTTGACAATGCGACTCTGGGACTGGAGCTGACCGGACGACTGGACGAAGCGGGACGGCGGAAGACGGCCGATCTTCTCGCGGATATGGGGCTGAAGGGGACGGAGCGGTCTTATCCGAGCCAGCTCTCGGGCGGAATGCGCCAGCGGGTGGCGCTCGTGCGGACGCTGGCGACCGATCCGGGCCTGCTCCTGCTGGATGAGCCGTTCTCAGCTCTGGATTATCAGATCAAACTCCAGTTGGAAGATTTGGTGTCGGAGACGCTGCGGCAGCGCGAAAAGACGGCGGTCCTGGTTACCCATGATTTGTCGGAGGCCATTGCGGTGAGCACCCGGGTCATTCTTCTGGAGCGAAATCCGGGCAGAATCCGCCGCGTGTTCGATATTCCGCCGCAAATCGCGGATACGCCGCCCTTGTACGCAAGGGATCAGCCGGGATTTGCCGAGCTGTTCCATACACTATGGAAGGAAATGGAGCTTGCGGGCACCTCTGCTGACAGGGCCGGGAAGACAGAAGGCTAG